The nucleotide window AGTCCGCCCAGACCGCGGTGCGATTCGCGACCACGGGCCAGGGGGACGAGGACGGCAGCCGCCTCTCGCAGATCGTGGCCCAGGCCAGGCTCATGCAGGAAGACCTGCCCGGCAATTCGCCGGTCATGGACGTGGACGTGTGCAGCCGGACCAAGCCAGACATGAGCCTGCCCTGCACCGGAGCGGACCCGGGCGGCCCCTGCGAGATGGTCCAGGTGGAGGTGCGCTACAGCTACCAGCCCCTGACCCCGTTCGCGGCCGACCTTCTGCCCAGCGACCTGACCATGGAGGCCACAGAGCGCGGAATCAACGAACCGTGGAAGGTCTGCCCCTGACACGGACGGCTAGTCGAACTCCTCGCGCAGACGGCGTTCGAGGGATTTCCTGACGGATTCCGCCTCGAGGATGGCGCCGCCGTCCCGATTCCCGTCCTCGTCGC belongs to Desulfovibrio sp. X2 and includes:
- a CDS encoding TadE/TadG family type IV pilus assembly protein, with protein sequence MFGRRRDGERGSSVVEFALFFPAMIALSMLLIEGGNMFRAWLTLHKSAQTAVRFATTGQGDEDGSRLSQIVAQARLMQEDLPGNSPVMDVDVCSRTKPDMSLPCTGADPGGPCEMVQVEVRYSYQPLTPFAADLLPSDLTMEATERGINEPWKVCP